ACATCAGGTGCAGGGTACGGAACGAAGGGCCGGTGACGTTCCAGTGGAAGTTATGGGTTTTCAGATACAGCACGTAGGTATCCGACAACAGGCGCGACAGCCCGTCGACGATGGACTTGCGATCTTCTTCACTGATACCGATATCGATTGCCATGAAGTTCCCCTTTCCATAAGGCTTGGCGAGCAAGCGGGCAGCGGCCACTGTAACAAGAGTTGCGCCGCCGCGCATGCGACACTGGGCTGCAGCGACAGCTCAGTTTGAGAAGCCCCCGCCTTTGCTGTTAAATAGGCAGTGTGCCACCCGTGCGGATTGTCAATGCCGGGTGCATAGGCTGGACCGTCACGTTTTAGCGCCTACACCACACGCGCACCGTGCGACCAGCTCATCCTGTGATCGGCCTTATCAATGTGAGCCAAACCTAATGTTCAAGATCGTCCATCTGGTGACGGGCGTGGCGGCTTTGCTGCTATCGCTCATACCCAGTCTGAAAACTGACGCTACACCCTTCCTGCAACAACCCGAAGCCGTCTACCTGGCACTGCTCGGGCTGCTCAACCTGGTGCTGGCCCCGGCATTGCCGCAATACTACAAGGCCATGCGCCAGCAACTGCAACGCGCCAGCAGCATCCTGCTGGTGCTGGCAGTGGTGCTGCAGACCCTCACCCTGCTGGCCCGCCCGGAGCTGGGCAACCTGCCGGCGCTGGCCTGTGCCGCGCTGGCGAGCGCCCTGCACCTGCT
The window above is part of the Pseudomonas muyukensis genome. Proteins encoded here:
- a CDS encoding cold-shock protein, whose product is MFKIVHLVTGVAALLLSLIPSLKTDATPFLQQPEAVYLALLGLLNLVLAPALPQYYKAMRQQLQRASSILLVLAVVLQTLTLLARPELGNLPALACAALASALHLLAGFVRGTRKARSSLGSAQDAGLRDTGTVKWFNTSKGFGFISRDSGDDIFVHFRAIRGEGHRVLVEGQRVEFSVMHRDKGLQAEDVVAVSRR